Genomic segment of Dehalobacter sp.:
TTTCACCGCATACGCTGGTATTCTACGAAAGTCCCTACCGGTTGATCGATTTTATGCGCGATGCAACGGAAGTATTCGGCGACCGCAAATGTGCAGTCGCCAACGACCTGACCAAGAAATTCGAAACGATGTACCGCGGTACGCTTTCTGAAACGATTGCCGAACTTCAAAAGG
This window contains:
- a CDS encoding 16S rRNA (cytidine(1402)-2'-O)-methyltransferase, with the protein product SPHTLVFYESPYRLIDFMRDATEVFGDRKCAVANDLTKKFETMYRGTLSETIAELQKEPLRGEYCVVIAGISD